The Aurantiacibacter gangjinensis genome includes a region encoding these proteins:
- a CDS encoding alpha-amylase family glycosyl hydrolase, protein MSASQSSMPWWKGAAIYQIYPRSFMDSNGDGIGDLPGITAKLDHVASLGVDGIWISPFFASPMKDFGYDVSDYRDVDPIFGTLDDFDALVARAHELGLKVLIDQVYSHTSDEHAWFEESRASRDNPRADWYVWADPKADGSPPSNWQSVFGGPAWTWDARRGQYYLHNFLASQPQLNLHNVDVQDAVLDVMRFWLDRGVDGYRIDALNFAMHDPELKDNPPAPDNGKQRTRPFDFQLRIHNQSHPDIPDFIARIRKLTDQYDAIFTVAEVGGDDADREMKLFTLGESHLNSAYGFDFLYADALTPGLVCDALGMWPDKEGMGWPSWAFENHDAPRALSRWCAPEDRPAYARMKALLLAVLRGNIIIYQGEELGLTQVDIPFDQLHDPEAIANWPLTLSRDGARTPMPWKDGCGCAGFGSDTPWLPVGEDNFGRSVERQENDPASLLNHTRAMLKMRNAHPALRYGAISRCEIRGDMLVLERVADGEMVTAFINTGGEQLSLQPGEAAGKVLATVNDATASRLPPFAALVVQP, encoded by the coding sequence ATGAGCGCGTCGCAATCCTCTATGCCATGGTGGAAAGGCGCAGCGATCTATCAGATTTATCCGCGCAGCTTCATGGATTCCAATGGCGACGGGATCGGCGACCTGCCGGGCATTACAGCCAAGCTGGACCATGTCGCCAGCCTGGGCGTCGACGGTATCTGGATCAGCCCGTTCTTCGCCAGCCCGATGAAGGATTTCGGCTATGACGTGTCGGATTACCGCGACGTCGACCCGATCTTCGGCACGCTGGACGATTTCGACGCGCTGGTCGCCCGCGCGCACGAGCTCGGCCTCAAGGTCCTGATCGACCAGGTCTATTCGCATACATCGGACGAGCACGCCTGGTTCGAGGAAAGCCGCGCCAGCCGCGACAACCCCAGGGCGGACTGGTATGTGTGGGCGGACCCGAAGGCCGATGGCTCGCCACCGTCCAACTGGCAGAGCGTGTTCGGCGGTCCGGCCTGGACATGGGATGCGCGCCGCGGGCAGTATTACCTGCACAATTTCCTCGCCTCGCAGCCGCAGCTGAACTTGCACAATGTCGATGTGCAGGATGCCGTGCTGGACGTGATGCGCTTCTGGCTGGATCGCGGCGTCGACGGCTATCGTATCGATGCGCTGAATTTTGCCATGCACGATCCGGAGCTGAAGGATAATCCGCCGGCACCGGACAACGGCAAGCAGCGCACGCGCCCGTTCGATTTCCAGCTGCGCATCCACAACCAGTCGCATCCCGACATTCCCGACTTCATCGCGCGCATCCGCAAGCTGACTGACCAGTATGACGCGATCTTCACGGTCGCCGAAGTGGGCGGTGACGATGCCGACCGCGAGATGAAGCTGTTTACGCTGGGCGAGAGCCACCTCAATTCCGCGTATGGGTTCGATTTCCTTTATGCCGATGCCTTGACGCCCGGCCTCGTCTGCGATGCGCTGGGCATGTGGCCCGACAAGGAAGGCATGGGCTGGCCCAGCTGGGCTTTTGAGAACCACGATGCTCCACGCGCTCTCTCGCGCTGGTGTGCACCGGAGGATCGGCCTGCCTATGCGCGGATGAAGGCGCTGCTGCTGGCTGTACTGCGCGGCAACATCATCATCTACCAGGGGGAGGAACTGGGCCTGACACAGGTCGATATCCCGTTCGACCAGCTGCATGATCCCGAAGCCATCGCCAACTGGCCACTGACGCTAAGCCGCGATGGCGCGCGCACGCCCATGCCGTGGAAAGACGGCTGCGGCTGCGCCGGCTTTGGCAGCGATACGCCATGGCTGCCAGTGGGCGAGGATAATTTCGGCCGTTCGGTAGAGCGGCAGGAGAACGATCCCGCCTCGCTGCTCAACCATACGCGGGCTATGCTCAAGATGCGCAATGCCCATCCGGCTCTGCGCTACGGCGCGATCAGCCGCTGCGAGATACGCGGTGACATGCTCGTGCTGGAACGGGTGGCCGACGGCGAGATGGTCACGGCCTTTATCAATACCGGCGGCGAGCAACTGTCGCTCCAGCCCGGTGAAGCTGCCGGCAAGGTGCTGGCAACTGTCAATGACGCTACCGCTTCCCGCCTTCCTCCATTTGCTGCATTGGTGGTGCAACCATGA
- a CDS encoding alpha-amylase family glycosyl hydrolase — translation MIRNALAMALAATMLPACATAQETTMPARTDAATMDDAAYLERLPSEEVIYFVLPDRFENGDTSNDTGGFEGGRLEHGFDPTHRGFFNGGDLAGLTSRLDYLEELGITAIWFAPIFQNKPVQGPPGDESAGYHGYWVTDFTRPDSHFGTPEEFATFVDAAHARGMKVYMDIITNHTADVIRFAEGDETGYAYRSQGDFPYSTRGGPDGAPINEGFMGPGDSSEKNFARLTDPTWAYTPVVPEAERDVKVPAWLNDPIYYHNRGDTTFTGESARLGDFVGLDDLFTEHPRVRAGMIDIFCDWITTTRVDGFRIDTARHVDPGFWHEFIPAMERCADQAGIPNFHMFGEVFAEEPTAGYIAEYTRRDQLPAVLDFAFASAMREVLGRGQGTFILNRLYDGDVLYEGGADAALNLPTFLGNHDLGRFSTLLKQDMPEISQDELLSRVMLGHAMMMSLRGSPTVYYGDEQGFVGDGNDQMARETLFPSLVDEYNDNDLIGTDATTAEENFDQTHPLYQLIARFSQIRLSHPALTRGHQMVRHYEQEPGLFAVSRVDEEGGQEVLAVFNTSGEERSVNMWVPYDARAFVAIEGDCPAAPTAPGSAAFTIPAFGWALCRVSERAE, via the coding sequence ATGATCCGTAATGCTCTTGCCATGGCACTCGCCGCCACCATGCTGCCCGCTTGTGCCACCGCGCAGGAAACAACCATGCCCGCCCGCACCGATGCGGCGACGATGGACGATGCGGCCTATCTGGAGCGTCTGCCGAGCGAAGAGGTCATCTACTTCGTCCTGCCCGACCGCTTCGAGAACGGCGATACGTCCAACGATACCGGCGGCTTCGAAGGTGGGCGGCTGGAGCATGGCTTCGACCCGACCCATCGCGGTTTCTTTAATGGCGGGGACCTGGCAGGCCTGACTTCGCGGCTCGATTATCTCGAGGAACTGGGCATCACCGCCATCTGGTTCGCGCCGATCTTCCAGAACAAGCCTGTTCAGGGCCCTCCGGGTGACGAAAGCGCCGGGTATCACGGCTATTGGGTCACCGATTTCACCCGGCCCGACAGCCATTTCGGCACGCCGGAAGAGTTCGCCACCTTCGTGGACGCGGCCCATGCGCGCGGGATGAAGGTCTATATGGATATCATCACCAACCACACCGCCGATGTGATCCGCTTCGCAGAGGGTGATGAGACTGGCTACGCCTATCGCAGCCAAGGCGATTTTCCCTATTCTACGCGCGGTGGGCCGGACGGTGCGCCGATCAATGAAGGCTTCATGGGGCCGGGCGACAGTAGCGAGAAGAACTTCGCGCGCCTGACCGATCCGACATGGGCCTACACCCCGGTCGTGCCGGAGGCGGAGCGCGATGTGAAAGTGCCCGCTTGGCTCAACGATCCGATCTACTACCACAATCGCGGCGATACGACCTTCACCGGAGAAAGCGCTCGGCTGGGCGATTTCGTCGGGCTGGACGACCTTTTCACAGAGCATCCCCGCGTGCGCGCCGGGATGATCGATATTTTCTGCGACTGGATCACCACCACTCGCGTCGATGGCTTCCGCATCGATACGGCGCGCCATGTCGATCCCGGCTTCTGGCACGAATTTATTCCGGCGATGGAACGCTGCGCCGATCAGGCGGGTATACCCAACTTCCACATGTTCGGAGAGGTCTTCGCGGAGGAACCGACCGCCGGCTATATCGCTGAATATACCCGCCGTGACCAACTGCCCGCAGTGCTGGATTTCGCCTTCGCCTCCGCCATGCGCGAAGTGCTGGGGCGCGGGCAGGGCACCTTCATCCTCAATCGCCTCTACGATGGCGACGTATTGTACGAAGGCGGTGCAGATGCCGCGCTCAACCTGCCGACTTTCCTCGGCAATCACGATCTTGGCCGCTTCTCCACCCTGTTAAAGCAGGATATGCCCGAGATCTCGCAGGACGAGCTGCTGAGCCGCGTGATGCTCGGCCACGCTATGATGATGAGCCTGCGCGGATCGCCGACCGTCTACTACGGCGACGAGCAGGGCTTTGTCGGCGACGGCAACGACCAGATGGCGCGCGAGACGCTGTTTCCCAGCCTGGTGGACGAATATAACGACAACGACCTGATCGGCACCGATGCGACCACGGCGGAAGAGAATTTCGACCAGACGCATCCGCTCTACCAGCTGATTGCGCGATTTTCGCAGATCCGCCTTAGCCATCCCGCTCTCACCCGAGGGCACCAGATGGTGCGGCATTACGAGCAGGAACCAGGCCTCTTCGCGGTCAGCCGCGTGGACGAGGAAGGCGGGCAGGAAGTGCTGGCCGTATTCAACACGAGCGGCGAGGAACGCTCTGTCAATATGTGGGTGCCCTACGATGCGCGCGCCTTTGTCGCAATCGAAGGCGATTGCCCCGCCGCGCCGACCGCACCCGGCAGCGCAGCCTTCACAATCCCGGCCTTTGGCTGGGCGTTGTGCCGCGTCAGCGAGCGCGCCGAATGA